In Rattus rattus isolate New Zealand chromosome 9, Rrattus_CSIRO_v1, whole genome shotgun sequence, a genomic segment contains:
- the Flt4 gene encoding vascular endothelial growth factor receptor 3 has product MQRGAALNLRLWLCLGLLQGLANGYSMTPPTLNITEDSYVIDTGDTLSISCRGQHPLEWTWPGAQEVLTTGGKDSEDTQVVQDCEGTEARPYCKVLSLAQTHANNTGSYYCYYKYIKARIEGTTAASTYVFVRDFEQPFINKPDTLLVNRKDSMWVPCLVSIPGLNITLRSQSSVLHPDGQEVLWDDRRGMRVPTLLLRDALYLQCETTWGDQDFLSNPFLVHITGNELYDIQLYPKKSLELLVGEKLVLNCTVWAEFDSGVTFDWDYPGKQAERAKWVPERRSQQTHTELSSILTIHNVSQHDLGPYVCEANNGIQRFRESTEVIVHEKPFISVEWLKGPVLEATAGDEMVKLPVKLAAYPPPEFQWYKDRKAVTGRHNPHALVLKEVTEASAGVYTLALWNSAAGLRQNISLELVVNVPPHIHEKEASSPSIYSRHSRQTLTCTTYGVPQPLSVQWHWRPWTPCKTFAQRSLRRRQQRDGMPQCRDWKEVTTQDAVNPIESLDTWTESVEGKNKTVSKLVIQDANVSAMYKCVVFNKVGQDERLIYFYVTTIPDGFSIESEPSEDPLEGQSVRLSCRADNYTYEHLRWYRLNLSTLHDAQGNPLLLDCKNVHLFATPLEANLEEAEPGARHATLSLNIPRVAPEDEGDYVCEVQDRRNQDKHCHKKYLSVQALEAPRLTQNLTDLLVNVSDSLEMRCPVAGAHVPSIVWYKDERLLEKESGIDLADSNQRLSIQRVREEDAGRYLCSVCNAKGCVNSSASVAVEGSEDKGSMEIVILIGTGVIAVFFWVLLLLIFCNMKRPAHADIKTGYLSIIMDPGEVPLEEQCEYLSYDVSQWEFPRERLHLGRVLGHGAFGKVVEASAFGINKGSSCDTVAVKMLKEGATASEHRALMSELKILIHIGNHLNVVNLLGACTKPNGPLMVIVEFCKYGNLSNFLRVKREMFDPYAEKSPEQRRRFRAMVEGAKADRRRLGSTDRALFTRFLMGKGSARRAPLVQEAEDLWLSPLTMEDLVCYSFQVARGMEFLASRKCIHRDLAARNILLSESDIVKICDFGLARDIYKDPDYVRKGSARLPLKWMAPESIFDKVYTTQSDVWSFGVLLWEIFSLGASPYPGVQINEEFCQRLKDGTRMRAPELATPAIRHIMQSCWSGDPKARPAFSDLVEILGDLLQGGGWQEEEEECMALHSSQSSEEDGFMQASTTALHITEADAESSPPSMHCHSLAARYYNCVSFPGRLVRGTKAPGSSRMKTFEELPMTPTTYKASVDNQTDSGMVLASEEFEQIESRHRQEGSFSRKDPGQHMDISRGHPDLQGRRRRPTQGAQGGKVFYNNEYGEVSQPCTEGECCPSAGSTFFADSNY; this is encoded by the exons ATGCAGCGGGGCGCTGCGCTGAACCTGCGCCTGTGGCTCTGCCTCGGACTTCTCCAAG GCCTGGCAAATGGCTACTCCATGACCCCTCCAACCCTGAACATCACAGAGGATTCATATGTCATTGACACCGGGGACACCCTATCCATATCCTGCAG GGGGCAGCACCCCCTCGAGTGGACCTGGCCAGGGGCCCAAGAGGTACTGACCACAGGTGGGAAGGACAGCGAGGACACGCAGGTTGTGCAAGACTGTGAAGGCACAGAAGCTAGGCCCTACTGCAAGGTGCTGTCGCTGGCCCAGACTCACGCCAACAACACGGGCAGCTATTACTGCTACTACAAGTACATCAAGGCCCGGATTGAGGGCACCACAGCTGCCAGCACCTATGTGTTTGTAAGAG ACTTTGAACAGCCTTTCATCAACAAACCTGACACGCTCCTGGTCAACAGGAAGGACTCGATGTGGGTGCCCTGCTTGGTGTCCATTCCCGGGCTCAACATCACACTGCGCTCG CAAAGTTCGGTGCTGCACCCTGATGGGCAGGAGGTGTTGTGGGACGACCGCCGGGGCATGCGGGTGCCCACTCTACTGTTGCGTGACGCCCTGTACCTGCAGTGCGAGACCACCTGGGGAGACCAGGACTTCCTTTCCAATCCCTTCCTCGTGCACATCACAG GCAATGAGCTCTATGACATCCAGCTGTACCCCAAGAAGTCACTGGAGCTGTTGGTTGGAGAGAAGCTGGTTTTGAACTGTACAGTATGGGCTGAGTTTGACTCTGGTGTCACCTTCGACTGGGATTACCCAGGAAAGCAG GCAGAGCGTGCTAAGTGGGTACCTGAGCGGCGTTCCCAGCAGACCCACACGGAACTCTCCAGCATCCTGACCATCCACAATGTCAGCCAGCACGACCTGGGCCCCTATGTGTGTGAGGCCAACAATGGGATTCAGCGGTTCCGGGAAAGCACGGAGGTCATTGTGCACG AAAAGCCCTTCATCAGTGTCGAGTGGCTCAAAGGACCTGTCCTGGAGGCCACAGCCGGTGACGAGATGGTGAAGCTGCCCGTGAAGCTTGCAGCGTATCCCCCACCGGAGTTCCAATG GTACAAGGACAGAAAGGCAGTGACTGGGCGCCACAATCCACATGCTCTGGTGCTCAAAGAGGTGACCGAGGCCAGTGCAGGCGTCTACACCCTCGCCCTGTGGAACTCTGCAGCTGGTCTGAGGCAGAATATCAGTCTGGAGCTGGTGGTGAATG TGCCGCCCCACATCCATGAAAAGGAAGCTTCTTCACCCAGCATCTACTCCCGCCACAGCCGCCAAACCCTCACCTGCACCACCTATGGGGTACCCCAACCTCTCAGTGTTCAGTGGCACTGGAGGCCCTGGACACCCTGCAAGACATTTGCCCAGCGCAGTCT CCGGAGGCGGCAGCAGCGGGATGGCATGCCACAGTGCCGAGACTGGAAGGAGGTGACCACTCAGGACGCTGTGAACCCCATCGAGAGCCTGGACACCTGGACCGAGTCTGTGGAGGGCAAGAACAAG ACGGTGAGCAAGCTGGTGATTCAGGATGCCAATGTGTCAGCCATGTACAAATGCGTGGTCTTCAACAAAGTGGGCCAGGACGAGCGGCTCATCTACTTCTATGTGACCA CCATCCCTGACGGCTTCAGTATCGAATCAGAGCCTTCCGAGGATCCCTTAGAAGGCCAGTCCGTGCGCCTCAGCTGCCGGGCGGACAACTACACGTATGAGCATCTGCGCTGGTACCGGCTCAACCTCTCCACGCTGCACGACGCTCAAGGGAACCCCCTACTGCTCGACTGCAAGAACGTGCACCTGTTTGCCACGCCCCTAGAGGCCAACCTAGAGGAGGCGGAGCCTGGGGCCCGCCACGCCACCCTCAGCTTGAATATCCCCCGAGTGGCGCCCGAGGACGAGGGTGACTACGTGTGTGAGGTGCAAGATAGGCGCAACCAAGACAAGCACTGCCACAAGAAATACCTGTCCGTACAGG CCCTAGAAGCTCCTCGGCTCACGCAGAACTTGACCGACCTCCTGGTGAACGTGAGTGACTCCCTGGAGATGCGATGTCCGGTAGCCGGAGCACACGTGCCCAGTATTGTGTGGTACAAAGATGAAAGGCTCCTGGAGAAAGAGTCGG GAATCGACCTGGCAGACTCCAATCAGAGGCTGAGCATCCAACGCGTGCGCGAGGAGGACGCGGGTCGTTACCTGTGCAGTGTGTGCAATGCCAAGGGTTGCGTAAACTCCTCCGCCAGCGTGGCCGTAGAAG GCTCGGAAGATAAAGGCAGCATGGAGATTGTGATACTCATTGGCACTGGCGTCATCGCAGTCTTCTTCTGGGTCCTCCTCCTGCTCATCTTCTGTAACATGAAAAgg cctGCCCATGCAGACATCAAGACGGGCTACCTGTCCATCATCATGGACCCCGGGGAGGTGCCTTTGGAGGAGCAGTGTGAATACCTGTCCTATGACGTCAGCCAGTGGGAGTTCCCCAGGGAAAGGTTGCACCTCG GGAGAGTCCTAGGCCATGGGGCTTTTGGGAAGGTGGTGGAAGCCTCAGCCTTTGGCATCAATAAAGGCAGCAGCTGTGATACCGTGGCGGTGAAGATGCTGAAAG agGGCGCTACTGCCAGCGAACACCGTGCCCTGATGTCCGAGCTCAAGATCCTAATTCACATCGGTAACCACCTCAATGTGGTTAACCTCCTAGGGGCGTGCACCAAGCCCAACG GCCCTCTCATGGTGATCGTGGAGTTTTGCAAATACGGCAACCTCTCCAACTTCTTGCGTGTCAAGCGGGAGATGTTCGACCCCTACGCA GAGAAGTCTCCCGAGCAACGCAGGCGCTTCCGGGCGATGGTAGAAGGCGCCAAGGCTGATAGGAGGAGACTTGGAAGCACAGACAGAGCCCTGTTTACAAGGTTCCTGATGGGCAAAGGAAGTGCACGGCGAGCCCCACTTGTCCAAGAAG CTGAGGACCTGTGGTTGAGCCCGCTGACCATGGAGGACCTTGTCTGCTACAGTTTCCAAGTGGCCCGGGGAATGGAGTTCCTGGCTTCCCGCAAG TGCATTCACAGAGACCTGGCTGCTCGGAACATTTTACTGTCAGAAAGTGACATAGTGAAGATCTGTGACTTTGGCCTCGCTCGGGACATCTACAAAGACCCTGACTATGTCCGAAAGGGCAGC GCCCGACTGCCTCTGAAATGGATGGCCCCTGAGAGCATCTTCGATAAGGTGTACACCACGCAGAGTGATGTGTGGTCCTTCGGAGTGCTGCTGTGGGAGATTTTCTCACTGG GGGCCTCTCCATACCCTGGGGTACAGATCAATGAGGAGTTCTGCCAGCGGCTGAAAGACGGCACACGAATGAGGGCCCCAGAGCTGGCCACTCCTGCCAT ACGCCACATTATGCAGAGTTGCTGGTCTGGAGACCCTAAAGCGAGGCCCGCTTTCTCTGACCTAGTGGAGATCCTGGGGGACCTGCTTCAGGGTGGAGGCTGGCAG gaggaggaggaggaatgcaTGGCCCTGCACAGCTCTCAGAGCTCAGAGGAGGATGGCTTCATGCAGGCATCCACCACAGCTCTACATATCACGGAGGCTGACGCTGAGAGCAGTCCACCCAGCATGCATTGCCACAGCCTGGCAGCCAG ATATTACAACTGTGTGTCCTTTCCTGGGCGCCTGGTCAGGGGGACTAAGGCTCCAGGTTCCTCCAGGATGAAGACGTTTGAAGAATTGCCCATGACCCCTACAACCTACAAAGCCTCTGTg GATAACCAGACAGACAGCGGGATGGTGCTGGCCTCAGAAGAGTTTGAGCAGATAGAAAGCAGGCATAGACAAGAAGGCAGCTTCAG CCGTAAAGATCCTGGCCAGCACATGGATATTTCCAGAGGACACCCTGACCTCCAGGGGAGGCGGCGACGGCCCACCCAAGGGGCACAAGGAGGCAAGGTGTTTTACAACAACGAGTATGGGGAGGTCTCCCAGCCGTGTACAGAAGGTGAATGCTGCCCGTCTGCTGGCTCCACCTTCTTCGCAGACAGCAACTACTAA